Genomic segment of Triticum aestivum cultivar Chinese Spring chromosome 6A, IWGSC CS RefSeq v2.1, whole genome shotgun sequence:
AAGCTGCAGCCACAAACCCCCATCATCCCTGAGAATCCTTCAAACCCGTCTCAAAATCAAGGCCACATTCATGCGATGGGACACAAGAATACCTTATTTGTACTCTTTTGAAGCATTTTCACGATAATCCCTGAAAATAATTGTATCCTCTTACCTTATTCTTCAAATAATTTTTATGCTCTTTTGAAGCGTCTCACGGTATGTTCAAACATGAAAGATTGGCTTGTTTTTTCCTTTTATACTTTTTAAAATAGTATATTTTTTGGTCAAGAGTTGTATTCCTTGGCAACCTGCCGCAGCTTGTGCCTCTCTTGGCAATTGGTTGTAGCAGATTAAGCACTAAGCTTGGCTGCCGGTAACAATATAGTTTGAGAAAAAAAACCACAGCACATCTTGCCACTGAGTATCTCAACATTGGCCAGCTAATCCTTGCAACCATATCAACGAAAAAGGGTTTCCcaccgctttatattataaagcaaccgcACCTACATGCGACAACATCAAAGGTTCAAGGTTCAAAGGAAAGCAAGGAGTGCAACAAGGTACAAAATAGGTTCAGCTGGGGCACAGCACAACAAACCCTTGCAACCATATCAACATGCCTCAccaggaaaaatataaaaaaaagtcCATCCTAGATTTAATTAAAATTTTGTTGTAGAGTAGGGTCACACATAAATGGTATAAGATACAAAACATGGCTCATTTAGAACTAAATGTAAATGACACCATGTCACGACTGCGATAATACCCGCTCTAGTCCATTAGCATGGCATTTGCTGCAAGGCTCCAGAACAGTTAAGTGAACTGTAGGTGGAACTTTATTCGCAATGTGTGTTTTGATAGCCAAGAGTGCCCAAGGAATTTCCATGAGAATGCCATCCGTCATGGGAGTACACCAGTTGTCCTCGCCTTGATCATCACACCTACTCCCATATATGGTGTCCAATGTAAGACACTCAAGTGACACCGCGTTCTTGAGAATATAACATGTTAGTTCAACCACGCACTTCGCAGAGTTGAAACCGCTAATCTTGACGTTCTTGAGGTGGCCATGGCGGTGTTCAGGCATGTGCCTCAGTTGTGAATCCGCAAAAATTGATTCATGCACCATACGCCGCTGAGTCACCTGATGATAAAAAGGATAGTATGATTCAGTTGGTCCGGACCCAGACTGATCGGATGGCTTTGCAGGATGAAATAAGTGAACAGCATTACCGCCTTACATCTAATATCAAAGTCTCCAAGGAAGGAGAAGCGTCGAGGAAAGAAACCAGAGAAAAGTAGTCATATGCTCGGGAAACAATTGCTCCTGATCTCACAGTGATGGTCAGGTGCTTAAGGTGGAGGAATTTGGTAGGCAGCATTGGTGCATCAACCACCTGCACAAGAACGATGTTATGTATCAGATACACCAGGTATGAGACTAATTTAACCATATATACGCTGGCCTACAACATCCTACATTGTGGAGAATATATACCTCTCTCGATGATTGTATGGCGAGAGTTTCAATATTTGGCATAAGGGATGGCAGCTTGGCACGAGCATCACGGATAAGGTTTGTTTGTTGCAATTCTAGTTCCTTTATCGGCAACGTTTCCACAAGTGAGAAGTCTAACCAGTTTCCGCAAAGGTATAAACTGGAGAGATTTGGAGCTTTGCTCTCTATCACTTTCAGTCTCTCGCATGCTAAAACACTAAGCGCGCTGAGCTGCTGCAGAGCACAAGGTAGCTTCAGGCATTCAATCTCAGGGCAACTAATAAGATCCAGTAGCTCCAAAGTAAGAGAGTTGGAAATAAGGCACTCTAACTCATTCCATGTAATGTTCACACGCCACAGATACAGGCTTTTCAGGCTTCTCAAGGGGCCAAGTTCAACTGGGGGATGGAGGGCGCAAAATCGGAGTCTAAGGTACCGAAGTGAGTTTCGAACCCCGTCAGATAAAAGCGAGCATGGGAAGTTGTATTTTCCCTTCGTTTCAGATAGCACAAGGGTGAGTTCTTCGATCCCTGGTTTAAGAGCAATCTGAAGCCAACGGTCAAAATAACTAGTGCCAGTGAACCCGCTCGTGCCATAGTAGTCAATGTTGAATGTTTTCAAGCAGCCAGAGTGGTTCCTGAGAATGCGGTTAATCTTGTGGTCAAAATTCTCTCCACACGCACTTCTCTTCAAGCCAATTGTGTCCTTATTGAAGATGAGACTGGAATGGCATCTCCAAGAATGGAAAAAGGCGCGAGATACGCAAGCAACACGCGCAGCCTCACGCATTGGCATCAAGGAGTGTATACGAAACAATATGTCCTGCACACACATGCATTGGATAAAAAATCAAGATTGATATTGTGAGGCACATTAGCTCAACTGGAGAAAGAAACAGTATAACCACACAGAGTAACATCATGCCCCAGGTAGCCCTCCACACGGTTGCACAAGGTATGGGTTAATTGATCAATATCGTAAAGGCAAAGAAAAAGGCGAAAAATACAGAGTTCAATGCATAAATCGTAATTTATTCTGGATTCAGGTAGCACAAATTGCACAGAAGGAAAAAAAAATCCTATAACATCTAGAGCAGAACAGTGAAATCTTGTTATGTTTTTATGGGTTTTAGATACCACAGTAGCAGaatcaatgctttcgagagggttGTGATCGAAGCAGGTGGAAAGATGAATCATTTTTCCAATTTCTTCTAGAATGAATATGCAATCATTAATCGCATGATGTTGCGACAGCACAACGCTAGCGTCATAGTGCTACTCATCGTTCCTTCTGTTAATTTTTATAAGCACTACAAAATCAGAGTTTTGACCATTAAATTCCCCCCACTATTGTCTGTTGATAGTTAGAAGATGATAGTGGTCAGCAAATGCTTTTGAATACGAACTGAACTGTATCAATTTTGAAGCACATGACTCACAGTTTACTACTCCTTCCGTCCGAAAATAAGTGACGCTGCTTTAGTTGAAACAACGTCACTTATTTCCGAACAGAGGTAACTTTTTAGACAGTTTGTTGGTCAAGGCGTGAATTTGGTTGGATTTTGGACAGCCGAACTGCACCTTATAAGaaaagaacggagggagtaattg
This window contains:
- the LOC123130101 gene encoding putative F-box/FBD/LRR-repeat protein At5g56810, encoding MASSTTGKRKGSASEQGGGDGGSQSGKATRSSIPDLPEDILFRIHSLMPMREAARVACVSRAFFHSWRCHSSLIFNKDTIGLKRSACGENFDHKINRILRNHSGCLKTFNIDYYGTSGFTGTSYFDRWLQIALKPGIEELTLVLSETKGKYNFPCSLLSDGVRNSLRYLRLRFCALHPPVELGPLRSLKSLYLWRVNITWNELECLISNSLTLELLDLISCPEIECLKLPCALQQLSALSVLACERLKVIESKAPNLSSLYLCGNWLDFSLVETLPIKELELQQTNLIRDARAKLPSLMPNIETLAIQSSREVVDAPMLPTKFLHLKHLTITVRSGAIVSRAYDYFSLVSFLDASPSLETLILDVTQRRMVHESIFADSQLRHMPEHRHGHLKNVKISGFNSAKCVVELTCYILKNAVSLECLTLDTIYGSRCDDQGEDNWCTPMTDGILMEIPWALLAIKTHIANKVPPTVHLTVLEPCSKCHANGLERVLSQS